One Thermodesulfobacteriota bacterium DNA window includes the following coding sequences:
- a CDS encoding methylated-DNA--[protein]-cysteine S-methyltransferase — translation MTRLLPPATGPWGSAVLPLGAFFVYALAQRDAIGHLSFTQSGHDRAKARLAAAGLPVLAAAGWPILADLHHQGQEYLAGRRQAFSLPVGGPFLAAGTPWQQAVWAALRRIPYGATATYGQIAVAIGRPTAARAVGAACAANPLGLFIPCHRVNAARGDGGFAGGLACKRFLLSLEAKTTP, via the coding sequence ATGACCCGTCTTCTTCCACCCGCTACCGGTCCCTGGGGCAGCGCTGTTCTGCCCCTGGGCGCCTTTTTTGTCTATGCCCTGGCCCAAAGGGATGCCATCGGCCACCTGAGCTTCACCCAGTCGGGCCACGACCGGGCGAAGGCGAGGCTTGCCGCTGCCGGCCTGCCGGTGCTGGCGGCAGCCGGCTGGCCGATCCTGGCCGACCTGCACCACCAGGGCCAGGAGTATCTGGCCGGCCGGCGCCAGGCCTTCTCCCTACCGGTGGGCGGCCCCTTTCTGGCTGCCGGCACCCCGTGGCAACAGGCAGTCTGGGCCGCCCTCCGCCGCATCCCCTACGGCGCCACCGCCACCTACGGCCAGATCGCCGTAGCCATCGGCCGGCCCACCGCCGCCCGGGCCGTGGGCGCCGCCTGTGCCGCCAACCCGCTAGGCCTTTTCATCCCCTGCCATCGGGTGAATGCCGCCCGCGGCGACGGCGGCTTTGCCGGCGGCCTGGCCTGCAAGCGCTTCCTCTTGAGCCTGGAGGCAAAAACGACCCCATGA